The DNA sequence GGCGAACGTCTGCAGGTGACTCAGTCCGACGCTGAGAGCGCCCTGGCAATTTCCGCCAGGACCGGCCAGAATCTGGAAGAACTGCTTTGGACCATCAGCCGGCTGCTCCCCCAGCAATATAAAACATACGATCTGCTCATTCCATTCTCTGACCAGAAGCAGGTGAGCCTGGTTCATGCCGAGGGGAACGTCCTGGAAGAAGACTATGTGGAAGAGGGGACCCGACTCAGGGCTCAGCTGTCGGACGCCATGGCCGGAAGACTGAAAGAGTACATCGTTGAGGGTCAGGAGGAAGAGTAGATCAATGGAAGATCAGATCGTAGAGTATCAACGGACCTATAACCTGGCCGTGCAATCACTTCAGTCCAACAAGGAAGTTCTGGCGATCTTTGTCTTTGGCTCCATGGTCAGCGGCGATCTTTGGGAGAAATCCGACATTGATTTTTTTGTCATCATGAAGAAATGGCCGCCGGGCATGACCAATGTTCATTCCACGGATCTTGGCAAACCGGTTCATTATAAATTCCTCTCCAAAAAGGAATTCATGAATTCCAAGGGCTTCGACCTGAAAGGCAGTTTCCTGCACCGCCTGTTTGCTTCCAGCCGGCTGGTAAACTGCCGCGACCGTGACATTGAGGAACGGTTCAACGCCGGTCGGGCCTATACCGATCAGTCCAGAAAAATCTGGACCCTGACTTACTTCGGAAAAGTGATCAAGGGGACGGATTCGATCCGCAAGTCCCTGAAGAACAGCAACGAGCTGGCAGCCTATGTTACGCTGATGGACACCATGAACTGGTACGCAATGGTGCTGATCAATGAGGGCGGCTATATGGTCTCCAAGGACAATATCAACATTGCCGCGGAGCTGTTCCCGGACTTTCGGCAGGCATTCACGAACCTGGTGGCCGGGGGCGACCTGAAGAAGCGGGTCGAAGACACCGTTTCCTGGATTCTTAGGGAAATGGACCGGAAGCTGCGGGATCTGACCGAAGTTCTGTTTCAGTACCTGCGGGACAAGGACCGGCCGTTGTCAGCCAATGAGATTCAGGAGGATCCGCTCCTGTTTCCATACCGGATCGAGATGGAGGCAATTCTGGCTCTGCTGTATGAAAAGAAACTGCTTAAGCGAAATCACCGTGAGTTGCTCTCACAGGGAGCCGAAACCCTGGTTCGAGAGAATGTGTACTTCATATGAGTTATACAATTCGAGAAGAAGGACTGGGGGAATACACAGAGAAAAAGTCGGTATTTACCGGACGGATCTGCCCCTGCTCCAGTGAAGCGGAAGCGCGGCAGTACATTGAAGGGATCCGCAAACAGGAACGAACGGCCCGGCATCATGTCTTTGCGTATGTCATCGGCGAAAAAAATCAGATTGTGCGATATTCGGATGACGGAGAACCTCAGGGCACAGGCGGACTTCCGGTGCTTAACGTGCTGACTCAGCATGGCCTCACCGACGTCTGTCTGGTCGTCAGCCGCTTTTTCGGCGGAATCCTGCTGGGCGCTCCGGGACTGACCCGGGCTTACGGCAAGGCGGCAGCCGATGCTGCGGCATCAGTTACCCACTGGCAGGTCATTCAAGGTGCCGCTTTCATGGTCACCCTGCCTTACGATCTCCATGCCCGGCTGAAAAGCTTCCTGTCAGAACTTCAAGTCACGCAGACCGATTTTAGTCAGTCCGTAACGCTGCATCTTCTGACCACTGAGGAAGAAGTGGACGGCGTGATGGCGGAACTGACCAACCAGACCCAGGGTCAGGCAATCTTTTCTGAAGTTACGGCAGGTCGCTATTTCCTCAGCAAGGATGGAATGCTGGAACCGGTGGACCAGGACTAAAAAAACACCAAATGAAATGGAAACAGAAAGCTCTCATGGCGAACGGCCATGAGAGCTTTCTGTTTCTCAATCAATCCTTATAACGGATTGACAGGGGTTTGAAACTGCTGTGGGTTTTTATTTTTCACGAACTGGAACCCATAGTTCCATTTTGTAGTCAGTCGCTGACATGTCACCTTCCAGGTAAGCTTCAAAGTCAGGGGTGCCGGCATGAGTGAAGGGGCTGGAAGGGAAGTACTCCGTCATGAGCCATTGCCAGCCTCGGTGAATCGATTCGGGCATGGGTCCGATGAGCTCTACCACCAGGTACTGAGCGGGAGCAATGTCGAGAATCTCAAGTCCCAGTTCGCTGGCCCGGGCTCGATCTTTCACATCAAAACCGGCCATGTAGCGGAACGTATCATCCGGCTGATAATCGTAGCATACCCCGAAACTTTCTCCGGAACCAAGCTGAAGCAGATCCGGGAAGGGGATCTCTCCCATCAGTCGGGTCCACAGGCCGGGGAAATCTGCTCCTGCTATGCCGGTCATGGAAAGACCAGCCACCGCGAAGGCAGGTTTCTGAATGAGCTGCGTGTTCATGGTGATCACCTCGTCAATTTAATTTCATTTCTTCTTTTTTATTATAGCTCCAATTGATTGGATGAAAGCATCTTTCCCGGATTTTCAGTGGAGCAATATCGCCCGCCGTTGCTGCGGAGTGGTACTCTGCAGCCTTCCTTTCTTTCATTCAGCGTTTCATTCAGCGTTTCATTCGTCGGGGATCCTGAGTTGATGACCCGGTTAAAGTGAAAATTGAAAAAGCCAGGGAGGTCTGCTATAATCTTTCTGTTATACGACAGGAGGGATACAACATGTCAGGACATTCAAAGTGGCATAATATCCAGGCGAAAAAAGGGAAGACCGATGCAGCCCGGGCCAGAGTATTTACCAAGCTGGGCAAGGAATTGATGGTCGCAGCCAAGGATAACCCCAATATAGATGCCAATTCCAGATTGAAGGACGTCGTTACTAAAGCCAAGGCAGCCAATATGCCCATGGACAATATCATGCGGGCAATCAAGAAAGCCGCCGGTGAGCTGAGCGGAGCGAGTTATGAAGAAATCACCTATGAAGGCTACGGTCCGGGGGGACCGGCATTCATTGTTGAGGCTTTGACAGACAATAAGAATCGGACCGCGGCCAATGTGCGCCATGCTTTTGACAAAGTCGGCGGCAATCTGGGCACTCCAGGTTCCGTCTCTTTCCAGTTCAATAAAAAAGGTCAGTTCATCCTGGAAGTGACCGATGAAATTGATCTGGACGAACTCGAACTGGCTGCCATCGAGGCAGGAGCTGAAAACATCATCCGCGATGAGGAGACTGTTGAGATTCTGACCGAGCCCGAAGATTATGAAGCGGTTTCTGAAGCTCTGGAACAGGCCGGCTATGCGTTTGCCGAATCGGGAATCAAAATGGTCCCGAATCTTTATACGGAAGTGGACATGGAAACAGCCGTCAAGATTCAGAAACTCATTGATATTCTGGAAGAGGATGATGATGTCAATGACATCTATCACAATACGGACTTCCCGGACGAATTTGAAGGCTAGTCATTCGAGAATCAGATGAAAAAAGATCCTGATTGCCAAGGCATTCGGGATCTTTTTTTAATCTGAATTTTATCCGTATTTTTTACAATCAAACCAAAATCAGAACGATGTTAATTTGAATGTCACACAGGGGAGGTGAAAGGGATGAAATGTCGCCAGTGCGGCAGCGAACTGATGGACGGATCGAAATATTGCAATTTCTGTGGACAAACCCAGGAAGAAACGCTTGAGCCAGTTAGCCAGCGGATTTTTCTGGGGGACTATGAGGTAACAGCCTTTGACCATGAACCGGAAGAAATCCCTTTATCCGATGGTCCGATTCTGGATCGGGATCATCCGCTGTCTGCTATGAAGGAAGCCTCGACCGGCAGACCGGCGCGAAAAGAACATCTGATTTTATTGGCCTTGCTTCTTTTGATCATCGGACTCTCGGCATTTGGGGTACAGACCATCGCCTCGCGACGCCGGAGCCGGGAAACACTCGCAGCCAGCCAGGCAGCACAGCTGAAGGAAGCTGAAATCAAGGAACAGCGGGATGCTTATCTGCGTAAATACCGGGAACTCCTGGTACTGGCTCAATCCCAGGAAGTCACCCTGAAGACCAATCTGGATGAGCTTCTCCGGATCAGCAACTGGAGCTGGCTCAATAATATCTTTTTGGACGGCTTCTATGATTCCATGGTAAATAAATTCAGAGACAGCGAGACGTTTAAAACCATGACCAACCGCAATGCTGCCATGGGCGATGTCTTCACCGCTTTGGAAGAGCCGCCGGCCGGTCTGGAAAAAGTTAAAACCCATGCCCTCAAGCTGCGGGATCAATCCCGCAAAATAACCAGAGCATTTTCAGAAACAATGGGTGAAACCACCATTTCTGACATCGAGGGCTGGCTGGATGATTATACGAAAATCCTGGAAAATGCCCGCGCGGCATTATAACAGGAATCGAGCTGCAGCCACCTCATCCGGTCCAAACGACGGCACCCCCCCGAGCGATCCGGCTGACTCCCTGCCAGGACAGCACAGAAATTAACCTTCGAATCAGCTTTGCCTCATCATCAGTCACTTAGGATGGATGGATGACCAATCCCATTTCATAATAATCGGGTACTTGTCACTGCCGCTGCGGATTGAATCCGTAAGCGGCAGTGACTTTTTTATAAGAGGGATGAAGACCTGGGAAACAAAGGCTCTGGAAACGATAGGGAATGGTTAAGGGTAAGGATTCAGTTTCGGCCAAAAACAAACAAAAGATTATGGTGATAAGGTATTGCTTATTTTCTTTCCGCTGGATATAATATGATTAAAGCAGTGATTCGGGGCAGCAGTTGCTGAATCTGGCACCGGACAATCAAAGGAAAAAACATGAGTTACGAAGAAAGAGGGAGCGCAATGACGAAACGCGAACGGGAAATCATCGAAATTCTCAAGAAAGAACCGATGATCAATCAAAATGATCTGGCAGGGCGACTGGGGATTTCCAGAAGCTCGGTAGCGGTTCATATCACCAATTTAATGAAAAAGGACATTATCGCGGGGAAGGGGTACGTGATCCGTGAGGAAAAGTTCGTAGCAGTCCTGGGCGGCGCCAATGTCGATATCCTGGGCTTCCCGCGGGAACGGTTCAAGCCGGGAGACTCCAATCCCGGTTCTGTGCTGCAGTCCATGGGGGGCGTCGGACGCAACATTGCCGAAAACCTGGCTCGACTGAACATTCCGGTCCGTCTGCTTACGGTCCTGGGAGAAGACTCGCATGGGGAGTGGATCCTCAATGACACAAGTTCAGCCGGAGTGGATGTCAGTCATATCCGGCGCGACCGATCTCATCCCACCGGCATCTATTTATCTGTTCAGGATGAAACCGGTGAAATGATCGCCGCCATCAGCCAGATGTCAATCTATGATGAGATGGATGAAAGCTACCCGGAGTCCGTGCTTGGCGTCCTTCGCTCGGCGGATCGAATTGCTGTCGATACCAATCTGTCGGAGGCAGCACTGGCGTACATCGCACAAAATCTGTCTGACCGGGAACTCTTCCTTGATCCGGTTTCCAGCAATAAGGCTATGCGGGTCAAATCGATCATCGGCAGTTTTTCCACCATAAAACCCAACCGGATCGAATCGGAAATTCTGACCGGTATTCCCATCACGGATGATGAAAGCCTGAAGGCCAGCGCCCGCTGGTATTTCAACCAGGGGGTCCGAAATGTCATCATTTCGCTGGGCAGCGAAGGAACGTTTGCCGCCAGAGGTAAGGTGATGGGGAAAGTGACCAGCAAAAAAGTTCCGATGCGCAACGCCAACGGCGCCGGCGATGCCTTCACGTCCGCCATGCTGATGACTTCGCTGGAGACCGATGATATCCGGGAATGGACGATCAACGGAGCTGCCTCTGCCATCAGCGCAATCCTTTCCGAGAGCACGATTAACCGGGATTTGTCCCGCGAAACCATAAAACAAATGAAGAAGGAGTATCAGATCGAATGGAAAAATTTGTAAAATACCTTGAATTGTCACCGGAAGTTGAAGCTGCACTGAAAGAGGGCCGTCCAGTCGTCGCCCTGGAGTCCACCATTATTTCTCATGGCATGCCGTATCCTGCCAATGTAGATACAGCTCGGGCGGTGGAACAGATCGTACGAGACCATGGCGCAGTGCCCGCTACCATCGCCATTCTCAACGGAAAGCTGAAAGCCGGACTGACTGACGAAGAAATCGAATATCTGGGCCAGGCAACGGATGTCATCAAAGCCTCCCGCCGGGACATTCCCTATATCGTGGCACAGGGCCGCAATGGCGGAACCACCGTCGGAGCGACAATGATTGTCGCGGCTCTGGCCGGAATCAAGGTCTTTGCAACCGGCGGCATCGGCGGAGTTCACCGCGGAGCAGAAACCACCATGGACATCTCAGCTGATCTGGAAGAACTGGGCAAGACCGATGTGATCGTCGTCTGTGCCGGCGCCAAGGCGATCCTTGACCTGGGACTGACACTGGAATACCTGGAGACCCGCGGCGTGCCTGTCCTGGGCTATCAGACAGCCAGCCTGCCGGCATTCTATACCAGCACTTCGGAATTCAAAGTCGATTACCGAGTGGATAGCGCCCGCGAAATCGCGGCCATCGCTCAGACCAAATGGGATCTGAATCTTTCCGGCGGCGTTCTGGTCACCAATCCGATCCCCGCGGAATATTCCATGGATCCTGAACTGATCAACCAGGCCATTGAGAACGCGCTGGACGAGGCAAAAGTCCAGGGCATTCAGGGAAAAGAAACCACCCCGTTCCTGCTCTCCCGGATCAAGGAAATTACCAAGGGCAAATCCCTCGATTCCAATATCCAGCTGGTTTACAACAACGCCGCGGTCGCATCCGACATTGCCGTTGAACTGGCCAAAGCAGAATAAGTATTTCATTTTAAGCCGGGTTTAATCTGGTCTCCTCATAATGTTTCATGATGACATTCGGGTTATAATTGAACCAACGAATGATTACGACTGATCCATTTAGAGGAGACTTTTTCATGCAGCTGATTATATTAATCCTGATTCTTCTGTTCCTGATGATGCTTGTGCCGTTTCTGCTGCCGTTAATCGCAGTGGCTGCTGTCATCGCGCTGTTTGCCAATTTTCGGGGACTCCTTGGCAGACGACGCTTTGAGGAAGAGGCTCCCGCGGGACGGCGCATCCAGTACACGGACCCGGACCAGTCCGGTCCGTTCCGTGGCAGCGAAGAGGTCGAAGCACCGGATGTAGTGCTGGAACGTCCGGCCAGCGTCCGGGATGATGAATTCTGGGAAAAGGACCATACCGTGCTGGATGTCCCGTTTGAAGAAACAGAAGATAATGGTTCTTCAGACAGCCGCTGATCCATACCAGTCCAGCATGAATGGGACCGGGCAACCAGTTCAGACCGGCAGACAGCCCTCCGCGTATCGCGGAGGGCTGTCTGCGCCATGCCGCCCGGAAAGCGAACGTATATTTGATTTGAGGGTGAAATATGCTATGATTGGAGAAGTTAGAAAAATGCGGGAGGACCCTTATGTACGAATATATTGAAGGACGGTTCATGGGCATTTTCAAGGATTATGTGGTGATCGACCACCAGGGCCTTGGCTATAAGATATATACTTCAGGCAATACCATGGCGAAAATGCCGGCCATGGGGGAAGCAGCCAAGCTGTTCCTTCATCAGATCGTGCGGGAGGACTTCATCGGTCTGTATGGATTTCATGACCGGGCTGAGCTGGAGCTGTTTAATCAGCTTCTGACAGTCTCAGGTGTCGGCGCGAAATCCGCTTTGTCACTCCTGTCCATCGCCACGCCGGATAACCTGAAGAAAGCCATGGCTTTTGAGGAGGAAACACTCCTTTTGCGGGCAACGGGCATCGGGAAAAAGACCGCCGGCCGAATCATTCTGGAGCTGAAGGACAAGTTCAAGAAACTGAACCTGACCGCTCCCGACCGGGACATCCAGATCTCCGCCAGTCAGGCGGAGGCAGTGGAAGCTTTGCTGTCCCTGGGGTATACACAGAAGGAGGCCGACACCGTACTGAAAACGGTAAAGCCGGATCTTACCGTTGAAGAGACTATCAAACAGGCGCTGCAGGCTCTGATGAGCTAGCCGGCCGCGGGGAACAGGGAGAGCAACATGAGTGAACGTTTTTTAAGCCAATGTCAAATACCGGAAGAGGACGTCCAGGAATATTCGCTTCGGCCCCGGCGGCTGTCCGAATACATCGGCCAGTCTGCCGTTAAAGAACGGATGAAGATCTTCATCGAAGCGGCCCGGATGCGGCGCGAAGCTCTGGATCATGTGCTCCTGTACGGTCCCCCGGGGCTGGGCAAGACCACCCTGGCCAATATCATCGCTCTGGAAATGGGCGGGAATCTGCGGATCACCTCCGGACCGGCTATTGAACGGGCCGGCGATCTGGCTGCCATTCTGACCTCCTTGTCGGCTCAGGATGTGCTGTTCATCGATGAAATCCATCGCCTGAATCCCAATGTGGAAGAAGTGCTGTACCCGGCCATGGAAGATTATTCTCTTGATATTGTGATCGGGAAAGGATCCCAGGCCAAGTCCATCCGGCTGGACCTGGAACATTTCACCCTGATTGGTGCCACAACCCGTGCCGGCATGCTGACCAACGCACTGCGCGACCGGTTTGGCGTGGTATGTCAGATGGACTATTACACGCCGCAGGAGCTCAAGGAAATTGTCCTGCGCTCTGCCGGAATCCTGAATACGCCGATCAACGAGGACGGCGCTTTTGAAATCGCCAAGCGCAGCCGGGGCACGCCGCGAATTGCCAACCGCCTGCTGCGCCGGGTTCGCGACTACTTCATGGTCAAGCAGTATGAGCGGGTAAATCTCGAAGCCGCTCAGGGCGCTCTCAGGATGCTCGATGTGGACGGCGAAGGGCTGGACCGGGTGGATAACCGGATCCTGGAATCCCTGGTCCACAATTTCCGGGGAGGACCGGTGGGAGTGGAAACCTTGTCCTATTTCATCGGCGAGGATCTTGACACCATCGTGGATGTCTATGAGCCCTACCTGATCAAGGAAGGATTCATCCTGCGGACGCCACGCGGCCGGATGGCCTCGGACCGGGCCTACGATCATTTAGGCGTGCAAAGACCGGAAAAATAAGATATGATACAACAGGGACTCGATGTTAGTCCCTTCCTTTTTGTTTTCATACGGAAAGGAATAACGGAATTTAACGGAAAAGAGACGATAACAATGAAAGTTAGTGATTTTAATTATGAACTGCCACCGGAGCTGATTGCGCAGCATCCGCTGGCTCAGCGCGACCAGTCCCGGCTGATGGTCATTGATCAGGCCACCGGGGGAATTACTCACCGGGTGTTCCGGGATCTGATCGAATACATCGAACCCGGGGATCTACTGGTACTCAATGACACCAGGGTGCTGCCGGCCCGGCTGCTGGGCGTCCGCGAGGGGACGGGAGGTCAAGTGGAATTGCTTCTGTTGCGCCGGATTGACCTGAACACCTGGGAAACATTGGCAAAGCCTGGCAAATCAGCCAGACCGGGACGATTCTTCTGCTTTGGCGATGGCCGGTTGCGGGCTGAAATTCTGGAAGTTCGCGAGGACGGCAACCGCATTGTCCGCTTCCACTATGAGGGTGTCTTCGAAAAAGTGCTGGATGACCTGGGTGAAATGCCGCTGCCGCCCTATATCCACGAAAAGCTGGAGGACCGCGAGCGGTACCAGACCGTTTACTCCCGGGCCGAGGGGTCTGC is a window from the Clostridiaceae bacterium HFYG-1003 genome containing:
- a CDS encoding YigZ family protein; this translates as MSYTIREEGLGEYTEKKSVFTGRICPCSSEAEARQYIEGIRKQERTARHHVFAYVIGEKNQIVRYSDDGEPQGTGGLPVLNVLTQHGLTDVCLVVSRFFGGILLGAPGLTRAYGKAAADAAASVTHWQVIQGAAFMVTLPYDLHARLKSFLSELQVTQTDFSQSVTLHLLTTEEEVDGVMAELTNQTQGQAIFSEVTAGRYFLSKDGMLEPVDQD
- the ruvA gene encoding Holliday junction branch migration protein RuvA; translation: MYEYIEGRFMGIFKDYVVIDHQGLGYKIYTSGNTMAKMPAMGEAAKLFLHQIVREDFIGLYGFHDRAELELFNQLLTVSGVGAKSALSLLSIATPDNLKKAMAFEEETLLLRATGIGKKTAGRIILELKDKFKKLNLTAPDRDIQISASQAEAVEALLSLGYTQKEADTVLKTVKPDLTVEETIKQALQALMS
- a CDS encoding GyrI-like domain-containing protein translates to MNTQLIQKPAFAVAGLSMTGIAGADFPGLWTRLMGEIPFPDLLQLGSGESFGVCYDYQPDDTFRYMAGFDVKDRARASELGLEILDIAPAQYLVVELIGPMPESIHRGWQWLMTEYFPSSPFTHAGTPDFEAYLEGDMSATDYKMELWVPVREK
- the ruvB gene encoding Holliday junction branch migration DNA helicase RuvB, with the protein product MSERFLSQCQIPEEDVQEYSLRPRRLSEYIGQSAVKERMKIFIEAARMRREALDHVLLYGPPGLGKTTLANIIALEMGGNLRITSGPAIERAGDLAAILTSLSAQDVLFIDEIHRLNPNVEEVLYPAMEDYSLDIVIGKGSQAKSIRLDLEHFTLIGATTRAGMLTNALRDRFGVVCQMDYYTPQELKEIVLRSAGILNTPINEDGAFEIAKRSRGTPRIANRLLRRVRDYFMVKQYERVNLEAAQGALRMLDVDGEGLDRVDNRILESLVHNFRGGPVGVETLSYFIGEDLDTIVDVYEPYLIKEGFILRTPRGRMASDRAYDHLGVQRPEK
- a CDS encoding nucleotidyltransferase domain-containing protein gives rise to the protein MEDQIVEYQRTYNLAVQSLQSNKEVLAIFVFGSMVSGDLWEKSDIDFFVIMKKWPPGMTNVHSTDLGKPVHYKFLSKKEFMNSKGFDLKGSFLHRLFASSRLVNCRDRDIEERFNAGRAYTDQSRKIWTLTYFGKVIKGTDSIRKSLKNSNELAAYVTLMDTMNWYAMVLINEGGYMVSKDNINIAAELFPDFRQAFTNLVAGGDLKKRVEDTVSWILREMDRKLRDLTEVLFQYLRDKDRPLSANEIQEDPLLFPYRIEMEAILALLYEKKLLKRNHRELLSQGAETLVRENVYFI
- a CDS encoding pseudouridine-5'-phosphate glycosidase is translated as MEKFVKYLELSPEVEAALKEGRPVVALESTIISHGMPYPANVDTARAVEQIVRDHGAVPATIAILNGKLKAGLTDEEIEYLGQATDVIKASRRDIPYIVAQGRNGGTTVGATMIVAALAGIKVFATGGIGGVHRGAETTMDISADLEELGKTDVIVVCAGAKAILDLGLTLEYLETRGVPVLGYQTASLPAFYTSTSEFKVDYRVDSAREIAAIAQTKWDLNLSGGVLVTNPIPAEYSMDPELINQAIENALDEAKVQGIQGKETTPFLLSRIKEITKGKSLDSNIQLVYNNAAVASDIAVELAKAE
- a CDS encoding YebC/PmpR family DNA-binding transcriptional regulator — protein: MSGHSKWHNIQAKKGKTDAARARVFTKLGKELMVAAKDNPNIDANSRLKDVVTKAKAANMPMDNIMRAIKKAAGELSGASYEEITYEGYGPGGPAFIVEALTDNKNRTAANVRHAFDKVGGNLGTPGSVSFQFNKKGQFILEVTDEIDLDELELAAIEAGAENIIRDEETVEILTEPEDYEAVSEALEQAGYAFAESGIKMVPNLYTEVDMETAVKIQKLIDILEEDDDVNDIYHNTDFPDEFEG
- a CDS encoding PfkB family carbohydrate kinase — its product is MTKREREIIEILKKEPMINQNDLAGRLGISRSSVAVHITNLMKKDIIAGKGYVIREEKFVAVLGGANVDILGFPRERFKPGDSNPGSVLQSMGGVGRNIAENLARLNIPVRLLTVLGEDSHGEWILNDTSSAGVDVSHIRRDRSHPTGIYLSVQDETGEMIAAISQMSIYDEMDESYPESVLGVLRSADRIAVDTNLSEAALAYIAQNLSDRELFLDPVSSNKAMRVKSIIGSFSTIKPNRIESEILTGIPITDDESLKASARWYFNQGVRNVIISLGSEGTFAARGKVMGKVTSKKVPMRNANGAGDAFTSAMLMTSLETDDIREWTINGAASAISAILSESTINRDLSRETIKQMKKEYQIEWKNL
- a CDS encoding TFIIB-type zinc finger domain-containing protein; the protein is MKCRQCGSELMDGSKYCNFCGQTQEETLEPVSQRIFLGDYEVTAFDHEPEEIPLSDGPILDRDHPLSAMKEASTGRPARKEHLILLALLLLIIGLSAFGVQTIASRRRSRETLAASQAAQLKEAEIKEQRDAYLRKYRELLVLAQSQEVTLKTNLDELLRISNWSWLNNIFLDGFYDSMVNKFRDSETFKTMTNRNAAMGDVFTALEEPPAGLEKVKTHALKLRDQSRKITRAFSETMGETTISDIEGWLDDYTKILENARAAL